From the genome of Vibrio gangliei, one region includes:
- a CDS encoding dienelactone hydrolase family protein, whose amino-acid sequence MRLIKEQLARLLTVSLLIGTATSYAAPNGPDYQKQAIDSPQRSFPIFYQKLKDRMEFSLGWQKNQLTPQEWKAQGLAKAREIIFPYQDNTPFNPVVIDAVDRGSYMAKKVVFNISNESRVMAFLLEPKGDGPFPAALFLHDHGSKFDIGKEKFVQTWDDDKRLKSSQAWGDKFFSGHFPGDELAKRGYVVLSIDALGWGDRSVEGFETNSQQALASNLFNLGSSFAGIIALEDARAADFLASQPRVDKKRVAAVGFSMGAFRSWQVAALSDSITASIVDCWMGTMQGLMVPGNNQLKGQSAFSMLHPYISRYLDYPDIAALSAPKPMLVYAGGQDSLFPIDSVNDAFKTMHSVWDANQASDKLTTKIWPDKGHTFTWDMQQQAFDWLDQQFQR is encoded by the coding sequence GCCCACAACGAAGCTTTCCTATTTTTTATCAAAAGCTAAAAGATAGGATGGAATTTAGTCTAGGTTGGCAGAAAAATCAGCTAACGCCACAAGAGTGGAAAGCCCAAGGCCTTGCCAAAGCGCGAGAAATTATTTTCCCATATCAAGATAACACGCCTTTCAATCCAGTGGTTATTGATGCAGTAGATCGTGGCTCTTATATGGCGAAGAAAGTGGTTTTCAATATTAGTAATGAAAGTCGAGTGATGGCTTTTTTACTAGAACCAAAAGGCGATGGGCCGTTTCCAGCGGCATTATTTCTACACGATCACGGCAGTAAATTTGATATTGGTAAAGAGAAATTTGTACAGACTTGGGACGATGATAAAAGGCTTAAATCCTCTCAAGCCTGGGGCGATAAATTCTTCTCTGGACACTTTCCTGGCGATGAATTAGCCAAACGCGGCTATGTGGTTTTATCGATTGATGCGTTAGGTTGGGGAGATCGTTCTGTTGAAGGTTTTGAAACTAACTCTCAGCAAGCTTTAGCTTCTAACTTATTTAATTTAGGTTCATCGTTTGCCGGAATTATTGCTTTAGAAGATGCTAGAGCCGCTGATTTTCTAGCAAGCCAACCTAGAGTAGATAAAAAGCGGGTAGCTGCGGTTGGATTTTCGATGGGAGCATTTCGTTCCTGGCAAGTTGCCGCTCTTTCAGATTCAATTACAGCCAGTATTGTTGATTGTTGGATGGGAACAATGCAAGGTTTGATGGTGCCGGGCAATAATCAGCTTAAAGGCCAGTCGGCGTTTTCAATGTTACATCCTTACATCTCTCGTTATCTTGACTATCCTGATATTGCCGCGTTAAGTGCGCCGAAACCTATGTTGGTTTACGCTGGTGGTCAGGATTCTCTATTCCCAATCGATTCAGTCAATGATGCTTTTAAAACCATGCATTCGGTTTGGGATGCCAATCAAGCGAGTGACAAGTTGACCACCAAAATTTGGCCAGATAAAGGTCATACTTTTACTTGGGATATGCAACAACAAGCATTTGATTGGTTAGATCAACAATTTCAACGCTGA